Proteins encoded together in one Sinorhizobium meliloti window:
- a CDS encoding PfkB family carbohydrate kinase yields the protein MTRFRFAAVGDNCIDRYRAPLSQSYVGGNAINVAVQLARLGHGSFYFGAVGRDSDGAQVRRLLLANGVNVDHLLVRDTNTAYTDIDVTPAGDRIFVHEDFGACAGYRPDAGEIELLKTMDHVHIGWLDDGGLLRRALSAAGVSISQDVSVNAAAADLNVDGLSIAFGSAGEDESSAERLAGEFLARGARLAVVTRGALGSLASDGTNIASAGIRPVEVVDTTGAGDSFIAGFIAARLEGRTLAACLAAGRDLAANTCTHVGGFPQEPQSI from the coding sequence ATGACCAGATTCCGATTTGCGGCCGTCGGCGACAATTGCATCGACCGCTATCGCGCGCCGCTTAGCCAATCCTATGTCGGCGGCAACGCTATCAATGTCGCCGTTCAACTTGCAAGGCTCGGCCACGGATCCTTCTATTTCGGCGCCGTCGGCCGCGATTCCGACGGCGCCCAGGTTCGCCGCCTGCTGCTCGCGAACGGCGTCAATGTCGACCACTTGCTCGTGCGCGACACCAACACGGCCTACACGGATATCGACGTGACACCTGCCGGCGACCGCATCTTCGTTCATGAAGACTTCGGCGCCTGTGCCGGATACCGCCCCGATGCCGGCGAGATCGAGCTGCTGAAGACCATGGACCATGTGCATATCGGCTGGCTGGACGACGGCGGCCTGTTGCGCCGTGCGCTATCTGCCGCAGGCGTCAGCATCTCCCAGGACGTCTCGGTCAATGCGGCAGCCGCAGATCTCAACGTCGACGGCCTTTCGATCGCCTTCGGTTCGGCCGGCGAGGACGAAAGCAGTGCAGAGAGGCTGGCCGGCGAATTTCTCGCGCGGGGAGCCCGCCTTGCGGTGGTCACGCGTGGTGCGCTCGGCTCGCTCGCGAGCGACGGCACCAATATCGCGTCTGCCGGCATTCGCCCGGTCGAAGTCGTGGACACGACCGGCGCCGGCGACAGCTTTATCGCCGGCTTCATCGCCGCCCGCCTGGAAGGGCGCACCCTTGCCGCATGCCTCGCAGCAGGCAGGGACCTGGCCGCGAATACCTGTACGCATGTCGGCGGCTTCCCGCAGGAACCGCAATCGATCTGA
- a CDS encoding SIS domain-containing protein yields MLNFDEQRFLRIQSGAVALRQRLDDVVVSCLEKGAENVFFLGTGGAAILMQPAAQLLQRRSRFPAFIDLPAELFITGSVNLTEKSIVVIPSLSGTTKESVALLAKAKEAGATVLSLVGHEETPLGKGGTHAFVNFAEDDTSCESFYLQSLFIALSIMRHRGEIENYDQIAAELERLPELLLEVKRGYEDKAEAFARVLAGSDYHIITGAGNAWPEAFYYGMCILEEMQWIRTRPVHASDFFHGTLELVEKGVSVILFKGEDALRPLADRVQNFAPNYTDRLTVLDTADFALPGISQEVRGLVSPIVLATVLERISAHLEVMRNHPLTTRRYYKRVAY; encoded by the coding sequence ATGCTGAATTTTGACGAACAGAGATTTCTACGCATCCAGTCGGGCGCCGTCGCCCTGCGTCAACGCCTGGACGACGTCGTCGTCTCCTGCCTTGAAAAGGGCGCGGAGAACGTCTTCTTCCTCGGGACCGGCGGTGCCGCCATTCTCATGCAGCCGGCCGCCCAGTTGCTCCAGCGCAGGTCGCGCTTTCCGGCCTTTATCGACCTGCCGGCCGAGCTCTTCATTACCGGTTCGGTCAACCTGACGGAAAAGTCGATCGTCGTCATACCCTCGCTCTCCGGCACGACCAAGGAGAGCGTGGCTCTGCTCGCAAAGGCGAAGGAGGCCGGCGCGACAGTCCTGTCGCTGGTGGGTCACGAGGAAACGCCCCTCGGCAAGGGTGGCACCCATGCCTTCGTCAACTTCGCCGAAGACGACACGTCCTGCGAGTCCTTCTACCTGCAGTCCCTGTTCATCGCGCTGTCTATCATGCGTCACCGCGGCGAGATCGAGAACTACGACCAGATCGCCGCTGAACTGGAACGACTTCCTGAGCTTCTCCTCGAAGTGAAGCGCGGCTACGAGGACAAGGCCGAGGCCTTCGCCCGTGTTCTGGCAGGCTCCGACTACCACATCATCACAGGCGCCGGAAACGCCTGGCCCGAGGCATTCTACTACGGCATGTGCATCCTCGAAGAGATGCAGTGGATCCGGACACGCCCGGTCCATGCCTCGGACTTTTTCCATGGAACGCTCGAGCTCGTGGAAAAGGGCGTCAGCGTCATCCTCTTCAAGGGCGAGGACGCTCTGCGGCCGCTGGCCGACCGGGTGCAGAATTTCGCGCCCAACTACACGGACAGGCTGACCGTCCTCGACACGGCGGACTTTGCGCTGCCAGGCATTTCGCAAGAGGTGCGCGGCCTCGTTTCGCCCATCGTTCTCGCAACCGTGCTCGAGCGCATCAGCGCGCATCTCGAAGTGATGCGCAACCACCCGCTGACGACGCGGCGTTACTACAAGCGCGTAGCCTATTGA
- a CDS encoding transporter substrate-binding domain-containing protein has product MKGLIAKVAIGVAALAFVTAAQAGETLDRVMGKKAMVVATNSGWPPQSYLDDSNELVGFDIDVSKEIAKRLGVEVSFETPDWATLTGGRWQGRYDLGVGSVTPTKARAQVIDFVGIYYFSPYVYVLHKDSQAKSVADLNGKIIGVETATTSEDFIRRRLEIDAPGLPPIEYKIEPGEVRTFADSMLPFDDLRLGDGVRLDAVIAPEQTALNAMKNGYPLRVLEGEYAFREPLVVIAEKVDPEWTKKVGAIIDEMKKDGTLATLTTKWYGKDYSAD; this is encoded by the coding sequence GTGAAAGGACTAATTGCAAAGGTCGCTATCGGCGTTGCCGCACTGGCGTTCGTAACCGCCGCACAGGCGGGTGAGACGCTCGACCGCGTCATGGGCAAGAAGGCCATGGTGGTCGCCACCAATAGCGGCTGGCCGCCCCAGAGCTATCTCGACGACAGCAACGAGCTGGTCGGTTTCGATATCGACGTCTCGAAGGAGATCGCAAAGCGCCTTGGTGTCGAAGTGAGCTTCGAAACGCCCGACTGGGCGACCTTGACCGGCGGCCGCTGGCAAGGGCGCTACGATTTGGGTGTTGGCTCCGTCACCCCGACAAAGGCGCGTGCTCAGGTCATCGATTTCGTCGGCATCTATTACTTCAGCCCCTATGTTTACGTGCTGCACAAGGACAGCCAGGCGAAATCCGTCGCAGACCTGAACGGCAAGATCATCGGCGTCGAAACGGCGACCACGTCGGAAGATTTCATTCGCCGCCGGCTCGAGATCGATGCGCCGGGCCTGCCGCCGATCGAATACAAGATCGAGCCGGGCGAGGTCCGCACCTTTGCCGATTCCATGTTGCCCTTCGACGATCTGCGTCTTGGCGACGGTGTGCGCCTCGATGCCGTCATCGCGCCGGAGCAGACAGCGCTCAACGCGATGAAAAACGGTTATCCGCTGCGCGTCCTCGAGGGCGAGTATGCCTTCAGGGAGCCGTTGGTGGTCATCGCCGAAAAGGTCGATCCGGAGTGGACGAAGAAGGTTGGCGCCATCATCGACGAGATGAAGAAGGACGGCACGCTCGCGACGCTGACCACCAAGTGGTACGGCAAGGACTATAGCGCCGACTGA
- a CDS encoding DMT family transporter: protein MSVDATVAPAAAGMPRNLRAAALGLLAFAVFSGTDVLVKLLAERFDVPQVTFMVTLAALAMLAVYAGVTGTTASLRPRHPGLALLRAFLLAVDTLLIHYAFSVLPLSEAYLLAFLTPVLVAVLAFALLAERLSIVAWCGVVVGFLGVAVALRPGIAPLNPGHAAAAGSALVFALSLVLLRRARATESDLALVSTLLVVLAAVALAVASIGGGLASVGPGDLLIAFFAGLFMLGGHLLLVRAFRMGDASVVAPFQYSQIVWGCLYGALFFAAPIELHTVAGALVIVLSGWLVLK, encoded by the coding sequence ATGTCCGTTGACGCGACGGTCGCGCCGGCCGCGGCCGGCATGCCGCGCAACCTGCGCGCTGCCGCCCTGGGTCTCCTGGCGTTCGCCGTCTTTTCGGGCACGGATGTGCTGGTGAAGCTTCTCGCAGAGCGCTTCGACGTGCCGCAGGTGACCTTCATGGTGACGCTCGCGGCGCTCGCGATGCTTGCCGTCTACGCCGGCGTCACCGGCACCACGGCATCGCTCAGACCGCGTCATCCGGGGCTTGCGCTCTTGAGGGCGTTCCTGCTCGCCGTCGATACGCTCCTGATCCACTACGCATTTTCGGTGCTGCCGTTGTCGGAAGCCTATCTGCTCGCCTTCCTCACTCCGGTTCTTGTGGCGGTGCTGGCCTTCGCCCTGCTTGCGGAACGCCTGTCCATCGTTGCCTGGTGTGGCGTGGTCGTCGGCTTCCTCGGCGTTGCGGTTGCGCTCAGGCCGGGGATCGCGCCGCTCAATCCGGGCCACGCCGCGGCGGCGGGGTCGGCTCTCGTCTTTGCGCTCTCGCTCGTGCTGCTGCGGCGCGCCAGGGCGACGGAGAGCGACCTTGCCCTCGTCTCGACGCTGCTCGTCGTGCTCGCGGCGGTCGCGCTGGCGGTTGCGTCGATCGGCGGCGGATTGGCGTCGGTCGGGCCGGGCGATCTGCTGATCGCCTTCTTCGCCGGCCTCTTCATGCTCGGCGGTCATCTGCTGCTGGTGCGCGCCTTCCGCATGGGCGACGCCTCGGTGGTTGCGCCTTTCCAATACAGCCAGATCGTCTGGGGCTGCCTCTACGGGGCGCTGTTCTTTGCCGCCCCCATCGAACTCCACACGGTCGCGGGCGCCCTCGTCATCGTACTTTCCGGCTGGCTCGTCCTGAAATAA
- a CDS encoding putative bifunctional diguanylate cyclase/phosphodiesterase yields MRHTLAEGIEIDLQAQPPRLQSVELQTLYRREGEVARRTASRQGLWVAVAVYLLFAATDILLVPDVAFYAILARLAVGATAIAAIEVLFRLNAETKWFDLTCAGALVAGYWGWLFPSLMTSQTESISYYMIFGAIFMMGANLFFSFHFRLSVVTSGIVLATFFLALVFYIPKSVSYQVAFGTFYVSCFVFTSYVNWKLNRERYKVFLNAFEAKIQQKEASDRGKALLRLSHTDSLTGLDNRRAVDQKLRDYWSDWQRGGKSFAAILIDVDFFKRYNDFYGHQEGDRCLVLVANALKESIAPYDGSIGRYGGEEFIVLARLKTREQAADLAEAVRHSVETLALPHEQRRDGMSIVTVSVGAGFTRNQIGSKLERLIHEADRALYGAKANGRNCARLFDPNDPQSSDESENIAALLKIAIDQNLVSLVYQPIRDVATGRVDAVEALMRLKMLDGTSVPPSLFVPIAERTGAILDLGRWVIGVVCQELLASEHVPVVSVNVSPIQLRSPGFAASVAAILGDTGVAGSRLAFEITEGLEMEMHSDILRCIADLKTLGIRIWLDDFGTGFAGLSWLRLIDFDTVKIDRSFLHDCDTPKGKAMLRDIIGLVRNRGHKILVEGVETEEQLALMRQFRIDHVQGFHVGRPAPARNFQPPPPTDKRRTRAGPH; encoded by the coding sequence ATGAGGCACACGTTGGCCGAGGGAATTGAGATCGATCTGCAGGCGCAGCCGCCCAGACTGCAATCTGTAGAGCTGCAAACGCTCTATCGCAGAGAAGGCGAAGTCGCGCGCCGGACGGCGAGCCGCCAGGGCCTCTGGGTGGCCGTGGCCGTCTACCTGCTGTTCGCGGCCACGGATATCCTGCTCGTTCCCGACGTCGCGTTTTATGCAATCCTGGCGCGCCTTGCGGTGGGCGCTACGGCGATTGCCGCCATCGAGGTGTTGTTTCGGCTGAATGCCGAGACGAAGTGGTTCGATCTCACCTGCGCAGGCGCACTCGTGGCGGGTTATTGGGGTTGGCTGTTCCCGTCGCTGATGACCAGCCAGACCGAGAGTATTTCCTATTATATGATCTTTGGCGCGATATTCATGATGGGCGCCAATCTATTCTTCAGTTTTCACTTTCGCCTGTCGGTCGTAACCTCGGGAATCGTCCTCGCCACGTTCTTTCTTGCCTTGGTATTCTATATACCGAAAAGCGTATCCTATCAGGTCGCCTTCGGAACCTTCTACGTCTCGTGCTTCGTCTTCACGTCCTATGTGAACTGGAAGCTCAACCGGGAGCGCTACAAGGTCTTTCTCAATGCCTTCGAGGCGAAGATCCAGCAGAAGGAGGCCTCGGATCGCGGAAAAGCGCTGCTTCGGCTGTCGCATACCGATTCGCTCACGGGCCTCGACAACCGCCGCGCGGTCGACCAGAAGCTCCGGGACTATTGGAGCGACTGGCAAAGAGGCGGGAAGAGCTTTGCGGCAATCCTTATCGACGTCGATTTCTTCAAGAGATACAACGACTTTTACGGCCATCAGGAAGGCGATCGCTGCCTCGTTCTCGTTGCCAATGCGCTGAAGGAGTCGATCGCGCCCTACGATGGGTCGATCGGCCGTTATGGCGGCGAGGAATTCATCGTGCTGGCACGGCTGAAGACGCGGGAGCAGGCGGCCGATCTGGCGGAAGCCGTACGGCACAGCGTCGAGACCCTCGCGCTGCCGCACGAACAGCGCCGCGACGGCATGTCGATCGTGACGGTGAGCGTCGGCGCGGGTTTCACCCGCAACCAGATCGGTTCGAAGCTCGAGAGACTGATCCATGAGGCGGATCGCGCTCTCTACGGGGCAAAGGCGAACGGCCGCAACTGTGCGCGCCTCTTCGATCCGAACGACCCGCAAAGCAGCGACGAGAGCGAGAACATCGCCGCGCTCCTGAAAATTGCGATCGACCAGAATCTCGTCTCACTCGTCTATCAGCCCATACGTGACGTCGCCACCGGCCGCGTCGACGCGGTCGAGGCCCTGATGCGGCTTAAGATGCTGGACGGCACGTCCGTCCCTCCGAGCCTTTTCGTGCCGATTGCCGAGCGGACCGGGGCCATCCTCGATCTCGGCCGCTGGGTGATAGGCGTGGTGTGCCAGGAACTCCTGGCAAGCGAGCATGTGCCCGTCGTCAGCGTGAACGTCTCGCCGATCCAGCTGAGATCGCCAGGCTTCGCGGCTTCGGTCGCAGCCATTCTCGGCGATACCGGCGTGGCCGGCAGCAGGCTCGCCTTCGAAATCACCGAGGGGCTCGAGATGGAGATGCATTCCGATATCCTGCGTTGCATCGCCGATTTGAAGACGCTGGGCATCAGGATATGGCTCGACGATTTCGGAACCGGCTTCGCCGGCCTGTCATGGCTGCGCCTGATCGACTTCGATACGGTGAAGATCGACCGATCGTTCCTTCACGATTGCGACACGCCCAAGGGCAAGGCGATGCTCAGGGACATTATCGGCCTGGTGCGAAACCGCGGGCACAAGATCCTGGTCGAGGGTGTCGAGACGGAGGAACAGCTCGCGCTCATGCGGCAATTCCGGATCGACCACGTCCAGGGTTTCCATGTCGGGCGACCCGCGCCTGCGCGAAATTTCCAGCCGCCCCCACCGACGGACAAGCGCCGGACCCGCGCGGGGCCGCATTGA
- a CDS encoding TIM barrel protein, which produces MSNIIATGFSSGSVDGELESLEVDLRRLRELGVDTVELGLTSIDLIAGGRLIKERVERLVALTRRFPFRYTVHGLVSSNFMDPATAGYQLGAAKALVEICDRIGAGIIVQHGGHLRAEQLFERAEADRRERDALFELAEFARPYGVRIALENIFSTAPGQYRQTPAEIAETVRAVDHSNLVALIDFSHAYIESTYRGLNFRDQIRAMAPVAGHLHVHDSFGRPQAFYQAFYPQEATALGIGDLHMPLGWGDIDWEDIFRELTFLPETVLMMEIGPRYRNEQAECLKRAQGLMQSNGGRTATAAE; this is translated from the coding sequence ATGAGCAATATCATCGCAACCGGCTTCAGTTCGGGTTCCGTCGACGGCGAACTGGAGAGCCTGGAGGTCGACCTGCGCCGACTGAGGGAACTCGGCGTCGACACGGTCGAACTTGGCCTGACCAGCATCGACCTCATCGCCGGCGGAAGATTGATCAAGGAGCGCGTGGAGCGGCTTGTGGCGCTGACCCGCCGGTTTCCCTTTCGCTACACGGTTCACGGTCTCGTTTCCTCGAACTTCATGGATCCGGCAACGGCGGGCTATCAACTGGGGGCGGCAAAGGCCCTGGTCGAGATCTGCGATCGCATCGGCGCCGGCATCATCGTTCAGCACGGCGGTCACCTGCGTGCCGAGCAGCTTTTCGAGCGGGCGGAGGCAGACCGGCGCGAGCGTGACGCTTTGTTCGAGCTCGCGGAATTCGCACGGCCCTACGGCGTGCGCATAGCGCTCGAAAATATCTTTTCGACGGCACCGGGACAGTATCGCCAGACACCGGCCGAGATCGCCGAGACGGTGAGGGCCGTCGACCATTCCAATCTGGTGGCGCTGATCGACTTCAGTCATGCCTATATCGAGTCCACCTATCGCGGTTTGAATTTTCGCGATCAGATCCGCGCCATGGCGCCCGTTGCCGGTCATCTCCACGTCCACGATTCCTTCGGCCGCCCGCAGGCCTTTTACCAGGCGTTCTATCCGCAGGAGGCGACGGCACTCGGCATCGGCGACCTGCATATGCCGCTCGGCTGGGGCGACATCGACTGGGAGGATATCTTCCGTGAACTGACTTTCCTCCCGGAGACCGTGTTGATGATGGAGATCGGGCCGCGCTATCGCAACGAACAGGCCGAATGCCTGAAACGTGCGCAAGGGCTGATGCAGTCCAATGGCGGCCGTACCGCAACGGCCGCCGAGTGA
- a CDS encoding amino acid ABC transporter permease → MIGRMILTYPDAARRTGTFLLLALITLTIYSLGVSPAWIGLVLPTSSEWLAANPALGRLVSAVMIAVIAALNWKALRQLPRPWQVVGVWLELFALLMLFFYSFNLSFAFIAKKISFLISQGVVTTLYISVISIAVATVIALVGAIAKLSKNGVIYGLATFYTSLFRGLPLLMQIYIIYLGLPQVGYVISAVPAGILALSLCYGAYMTEIFRAGIESIPRGQTEGATALGLNPSQTMGLVILPQAMRVIIPPTGNQFIAMLKDSSLISVVGVWELMYLARTQGQTEFRHIEMLITASMIYWILSIGLEYMQSRIEARFGRFNVR, encoded by the coding sequence ATGATCGGTCGTATGATTCTGACGTATCCGGATGCAGCGCGGCGCACCGGGACGTTTCTCCTGCTCGCGCTGATAACCCTGACGATCTACAGCCTGGGTGTAAGCCCGGCCTGGATCGGGCTCGTGCTGCCGACAAGCTCGGAGTGGCTGGCCGCCAATCCCGCGCTCGGGCGGCTGGTCAGCGCGGTGATGATCGCCGTGATAGCGGCGCTGAACTGGAAGGCCCTGCGGCAGCTGCCTCGCCCCTGGCAGGTGGTCGGCGTCTGGCTGGAGCTCTTCGCGCTGCTGATGCTCTTCTTCTATTCCTTCAATCTTTCCTTTGCCTTCATCGCAAAGAAGATCAGCTTCCTGATTTCGCAGGGCGTTGTCACCACGCTCTACATCTCGGTGATCTCGATCGCCGTCGCGACAGTCATCGCGCTTGTGGGCGCGATTGCGAAACTGTCGAAGAACGGTGTTATCTACGGCCTCGCCACCTTTTACACGTCGCTGTTTCGCGGCCTGCCGCTCCTGATGCAGATCTATATCATCTATCTCGGTTTGCCGCAGGTGGGCTACGTCATCAGCGCCGTGCCGGCCGGCATCCTCGCGCTCTCGCTGTGCTACGGCGCCTATATGACCGAAATCTTCCGGGCCGGGATCGAGAGCATCCCGCGGGGGCAGACGGAAGGCGCGACCGCGCTCGGCTTGAACCCGAGCCAGACGATGGGCCTGGTGATCCTGCCGCAGGCGATGCGTGTGATCATCCCACCGACCGGAAACCAGTTCATCGCGATGCTGAAGGATTCCTCGCTGATCTCCGTCGTCGGCGTCTGGGAGCTGATGTATCTCGCCCGCACCCAGGGACAGACCGAGTTCCGCCACATCGAAATGCTGATCACGGCCTCGATGATCTACTGGATCCTTTCGATCGGCCTCGAATATATGCAATCGCGCATCGAAGCACGGTTCGGACGCTTCAATGTCCGTTGA
- a CDS encoding FAD-binding oxidoreductase gives MSYPNTYYKQTIAETNVRPALSGMVECDSVIIGGGLAGLTTALQLARAGQSVIVLEAESVGFGASGRNGGFVSPGFATGSDNIARMAGTEAARQIHRLSIEGVEFVRETIETLKIEEARPQPGITSVLRYDEGGSLKAHADEMRRIYGYELDYLSTDEVRSVLKSNRYFHALRDRKAFHMHPLNYLRGLAREIERLGGRIYEGSAATGSVLDSAEKTVSTSGGSVRARHVVFTTGGYTGPLNGRLKRSFLPIATYVMLSEEAPELIRTAIATTDAIGDNRRAGDYYRLVEGGKRLLWGGRITTRAASPAALAGELRREMVGTYPQLKDLKTELAWSGLMSYARHLMPQIGEMQAGVWHCTAFGGHGLNTTAIGGKLVAEGILGQSDRYKLFKPFGLVWAGGYAGLAVAQLTYWKLQAQDWWRESAA, from the coding sequence ATGTCCTATCCCAATACCTATTACAAACAGACAATAGCCGAAACGAATGTCAGGCCGGCCCTCTCCGGGATGGTCGAATGCGATAGCGTAATCATCGGCGGCGGGCTCGCCGGTCTGACGACGGCGTTGCAGCTGGCGCGCGCCGGACAGTCGGTCATCGTTCTCGAAGCCGAAAGCGTCGGTTTCGGGGCCTCCGGCCGCAATGGCGGTTTCGTCAGCCCGGGTTTTGCCACCGGCAGCGACAACATCGCCCGGATGGCCGGGACCGAAGCGGCGCGACAGATACACCGGCTTTCGATCGAAGGCGTCGAATTCGTTCGCGAAACGATCGAGACGCTGAAGATCGAGGAGGCGAGGCCGCAGCCCGGCATCACGAGCGTATTGCGCTACGACGAGGGCGGCAGCCTGAAGGCGCATGCCGACGAGATGAGACGCATCTACGGCTATGAACTCGACTATCTCTCCACCGACGAGGTCCGTTCGGTGTTGAAGTCGAACCGGTATTTCCACGCCTTGCGCGACCGCAAAGCCTTCCACATGCACCCGCTCAACTATCTTCGCGGACTGGCGCGCGAGATCGAACGCCTTGGCGGCCGGATCTATGAGGGCTCGGCCGCGACCGGGAGCGTGCTCGACAGTGCCGAGAAGACGGTGTCCACGTCGGGTGGAAGTGTCAGAGCGCGTCATGTCGTGTTCACCACCGGCGGTTACACGGGTCCTTTGAACGGACGGCTGAAACGTTCGTTCCTGCCGATCGCGACCTATGTCATGCTGAGCGAGGAAGCGCCGGAACTCATCCGTACCGCCATCGCCACCACGGACGCGATCGGCGACAACCGCCGCGCCGGCGACTACTACCGCCTCGTCGAAGGCGGGAAACGCCTACTTTGGGGCGGGCGCATCACCACCCGCGCGGCTTCGCCGGCAGCTTTGGCCGGCGAACTGCGGCGCGAAATGGTCGGGACCTATCCGCAGCTCAAGGATCTGAAGACCGAGCTCGCCTGGTCGGGACTGATGTCCTATGCGCGCCACCTCATGCCACAGATCGGCGAGATGCAAGCCGGAGTATGGCATTGCACGGCCTTTGGCGGTCACGGGCTGAACACGACCGCCATCGGCGGAAAGCTGGTGGCCGAAGGCATTCTGGGTCAGTCCGACCGCTACAAGCTGTTCAAGCCCTTCGGGCTCGTCTGGGCCGGCGGCTATGCCGGGCTGGCGGTGGCCCAGCTCACCTATTGGAAACTGCAAGCTCAAGACTGGTGGCGCGAGAGCGCGGCCTGA
- a CDS encoding amino acid ABC transporter ATP-binding protein codes for MPTSIDIASPEITLSGVHKWYGQYHALDDINLSIAPREKVVICGPSGSGKSTLIRCVNRLEAHQQGRIVVGGVEVGEDERKVDAIRREVGMVFQQFNLFPHLTILENCILAPMWVKRLPRAQATEIAMDYLNRVRIPEQANKYPGQLSGGQQQRVAIARALCMNPKVMLFDEPTSALDPEMVKEVLDTMVALANEGMTMVCVTHEMGFARQVADRVIFMDQGRIVEEGEPDEFFAHPKTDRASLFLSQLLH; via the coding sequence ATGCCCACATCGATCGACATCGCTTCGCCGGAGATCACGCTCAGCGGCGTACATAAGTGGTACGGCCAGTATCATGCCCTTGACGATATCAACCTGTCCATCGCGCCGCGGGAGAAGGTCGTCATCTGCGGACCCTCCGGTTCCGGCAAGTCGACGCTGATCCGCTGCGTCAACCGGCTCGAGGCGCATCAGCAGGGCCGCATCGTCGTCGGTGGCGTCGAAGTCGGCGAAGATGAGCGCAAGGTGGATGCCATCAGGCGCGAAGTGGGAATGGTGTTTCAGCAGTTCAATCTCTTCCCGCACCTGACGATCCTCGAAAACTGTATTCTGGCGCCGATGTGGGTCAAGCGCTTGCCGCGCGCCCAGGCGACGGAGATCGCGATGGACTATCTCAACCGCGTGCGCATTCCGGAGCAGGCGAACAAATATCCGGGCCAGCTTTCGGGCGGACAGCAACAGCGCGTCGCGATCGCGCGGGCGCTCTGCATGAATCCGAAGGTCATGCTCTTCGACGAGCCGACCTCTGCACTCGACCCTGAAATGGTCAAGGAAGTGCTGGACACCATGGTGGCGCTCGCAAACGAGGGCATGACGATGGTCTGCGTCACCCACGAAATGGGCTTCGCACGCCAAGTCGCCGATCGGGTGATCTTCATGGATCAGGGCCGCATCGTCGAAGAGGGCGAACCGGACGAATTCTTCGCGCATCCGAAGACGGATCGGGCGAGCCTGTTCCTCAGCCAGCTCCTGCACTGA
- a CDS encoding GntR family transcriptional regulator encodes MPEPLRDTRTLVIQLRDRIADLIREQGLAPGDKLPTEAQLTERFRISRPALREALKLLEQDGVIYVEHGRGRFVSAMSAVHVERPITVFESVTDMTRHYGYATVNKVLSIAEEMPDAVTAGQLQLANGERVIRLERLRLHKDEPILYCLDYIPRSIIPNRLYDIEWGGSLLDLLEQYRHRPRMSAATVTAVMLPEDVVERNDLRDFGPALLIRETCFNASGVPVVYSVDYHRGSHFSFSLARK; translated from the coding sequence TTGCCCGAGCCGCTTCGCGACACGCGCACCCTGGTCATACAGCTTCGCGACCGCATCGCCGATCTGATCCGGGAGCAGGGGCTCGCTCCGGGCGACAAGCTTCCGACGGAGGCGCAGCTGACGGAGCGTTTCAGGATCTCCCGCCCGGCGCTGCGGGAGGCATTGAAACTACTGGAACAGGATGGCGTCATCTATGTCGAGCACGGCCGTGGCCGGTTCGTGTCGGCGATGTCTGCGGTCCATGTCGAAAGGCCGATCACCGTCTTCGAGAGCGTCACCGACATGACGCGCCATTATGGCTATGCGACCGTCAACAAGGTACTCTCGATCGCCGAGGAAATGCCCGACGCGGTCACGGCGGGGCAGTTGCAGCTTGCAAATGGCGAACGCGTCATCCGTCTCGAGCGGCTGCGTCTGCACAAGGACGAGCCGATACTCTATTGTCTCGACTACATTCCGCGCAGCATCATTCCGAACCGTCTTTATGACATCGAATGGGGCGGCTCCCTGCTCGATCTGCTCGAGCAGTACAGACACCGGCCGCGCATGTCCGCTGCTACGGTCACGGCAGTGATGCTTCCTGAGGACGTGGTGGAGCGCAACGATCTGCGGGATTTCGGGCCGGCGCTGCTGATCCGCGAGACCTGTTTCAATGCAAGCGGCGTGCCGGTCGTTTATTCCGTCGACTACCACCGCGGCAGCCATTTTTCCTTCAGCCTCGCGCGGAAGTAG